A DNA window from Rhipicephalus sanguineus isolate Rsan-2018 chromosome 8, BIME_Rsan_1.4, whole genome shotgun sequence contains the following coding sequences:
- the LOC119402611 gene encoding uncharacterized protein LOC119402611, which yields MLQKAAARRKRAQQAAKEPHGTSRTHEGTSVDPSAPASTVHSGASSSRKEGSLLGEKGQDSRTAAQDSRHTATESDRLRSCNAGSLPSTSASWKKRLCVAVALVAVMAFVAVAGLLSFLWSRHRAKEAAMASANKSVPSNTTKQSGGPVKKEKPAVQAIVTSVVKILGMVHRLLH from the exons ATGCTGCAGAAAGCTGCGGCAAGACGCAAGAGGGCTCAGCAAGCCGCAAAAGAGCCGCACGGTACTTCTCGCACTCATGAAGGGACCAGCGTCGATCCGTCAGCACCCGCGTCCACCGTGCATTCCGGAGCCAGCTCGTCTCGAAAAGAGGGCAGTCTCCTTGGAG AAAAAGGCCAAGATTCCCGTACGGCGGCCCAGGACAGCAGGCACACGGCCACAGAGAGCGACCGCCTTCGCAGCTGTAACGCCGGCAGCCTGCCCAGCACTTCGGCAAGCTGGAAGAAGCGGCTCTGCGTCGCCGTCGCCCTTGTGGCCGTAATGGCGTTTGTCGCTGTGGCCGGGCTCCTGAGTTTTCTGTGGTCTCGCCATCGCGCTAAGGAAGCGGCGATGGCGAGTGCCAACAAATCGGTCCCCAGTAATACCACCAAGCAGAGCGGAGGCcccgtaaagaaagaaaaaccagcGGTTCAAGCCATCGTCACCAGCGTGGTCAAGATCCTGGGCATGGTTCACCGGCTGCTTCACTGA